The following are encoded together in the Pedobacter steynii genome:
- a CDS encoding DUF3817 domain-containing protein, producing the protein MTTLSIFRKVAVAEGISYLLLLFVAMPLKYWAGMPLFVKYTGWAHGLLFVLYIVILIMAWQEYKWKFSKTAMIGAASLLPFAPFIVDKKLKEEN; encoded by the coding sequence ATGACTACACTATCCATTTTTAGAAAAGTTGCTGTTGCTGAAGGGATCTCGTATCTCTTGTTGTTATTTGTAGCAATGCCATTGAAGTATTGGGCAGGAATGCCTTTGTTTGTGAAATATACTGGCTGGGCGCATGGTTTACTGTTTGTTCTGTATATTGTGATCCTGATCATGGCATGGCAGGAATATAAATGGAAGTTTAGCAAGACGGCTATGATTGGAGCGGCTTCACTACTGCCTTTTGCACCGTTTATTGTCGATAAAAAGCTGAAAGAAGAAAATTAA
- the rseP gene encoding RIP metalloprotease RseP: MSGLIMAAQLLLGLSILVILHELGHFLAARAFGIKVEKFYLFFDAWGVKLFSFKRGDCEYGIGWLPLGGYVKIAGMIDESMDTEQMKQPAQPWEFRSKPAWQRLIVMLGGVFVNIVVGIFIFWMMTFKYGETYIPNSSVMNGINPGEIGKEIGLQRGDKVIAVNGKKVIRFEELISSKVLLGNTTLTLIRNGKTLDVKVPDNILNKVSDLGIEEFISRAPLLSTTVDSVVAGRAAAKAGLLKGDKILAVNNVPVKSNVDLREEVEKYKGKTADFKVNRSGKTLDYKIPVDTAGTIGFAFNVNEIKQETIKYGFFAALPIGAEQAWKTFSDNGKGIWKVLTGKIKANKAFSGPVEIARKVYGGEWIWARFWASTGFISIALAFMNLLPIPALDGGHVIFLLIEMVKGKPLSDKFLERAQIVGFVMLLALMVFVLGNDLFKVFFKA, translated from the coding sequence ATGAGCGGATTGATTATGGCGGCCCAGTTGCTTCTGGGGTTATCGATACTGGTAATTTTACACGAATTAGGACATTTTCTGGCGGCGCGTGCCTTTGGAATTAAAGTAGAGAAGTTTTACTTATTTTTTGATGCCTGGGGTGTCAAATTGTTTAGCTTCAAACGTGGTGATTGTGAATATGGAATAGGATGGCTGCCATTGGGTGGCTATGTGAAAATTGCAGGGATGATCGATGAGTCTATGGACACTGAGCAGATGAAACAGCCAGCACAGCCCTGGGAATTCCGGTCTAAACCAGCATGGCAACGTTTAATCGTGATGCTGGGCGGGGTATTCGTCAATATTGTTGTAGGTATTTTCATCTTCTGGATGATGACTTTCAAATATGGAGAAACCTATATTCCAAACAGCTCTGTAATGAATGGAATCAATCCTGGGGAAATCGGTAAAGAGATTGGTCTGCAAAGAGGGGATAAGGTGATCGCAGTAAACGGTAAAAAGGTGATCCGTTTTGAAGAACTGATCAGCTCTAAAGTTTTACTGGGCAATACCACACTGACGCTTATCCGTAATGGAAAAACATTAGATGTTAAAGTTCCTGATAATATCCTGAACAAGGTTTCTGATCTTGGCATTGAAGAGTTTATCAGCAGGGCGCCGCTATTGAGTACCACAGTAGACAGTGTGGTAGCGGGAAGAGCTGCGGCTAAAGCAGGTCTTTTAAAAGGAGATAAGATCCTTGCGGTTAATAATGTGCCTGTTAAATCAAACGTGGACCTCAGGGAAGAAGTTGAAAAATATAAAGGAAAAACAGCAGATTTTAAAGTGAACCGTTCCGGAAAAACACTGGATTATAAAATCCCTGTAGATACCGCTGGTACCATTGGTTTTGCATTTAACGTGAATGAGATTAAACAGGAAACGATTAAGTATGGTTTCTTTGCTGCATTGCCTATCGGTGCAGAGCAGGCCTGGAAAACATTCAGTGATAACGGTAAAGGAATCTGGAAAGTACTAACCGGAAAGATCAAAGCAAACAAGGCATTTTCCGGCCCTGTGGAGATCGCACGTAAAGTTTACGGCGGTGAGTGGATCTGGGCAAGGTTCTGGGCTTCTACAGGCTTTATTTCAATTGCACTGGCATTTATGAACTTGCTTCCTATCCCCGCTTTAGATGGTGGGCACGTGATTTTCCTGCTGATCGAGATGGTGAAAGGAAAACCACTTAGTGATAAGTTCCTGGAACGCGCTCAGATCGTAGGTTTTGTGATGCTACTGGCGTTGATGGTATTTGTGTTGGGGAATGACCTCTTCAAGGTCTTCTTCAAAGCTTAA
- a CDS encoding 1-deoxy-D-xylulose-5-phosphate reductoisomerase, with the protein MKNIAILGATGSVGTQALAVVQANPGLYKVLVLTAQSNATLLISQALTFLPDVVVIGDENQYQEVKAALSGTAIRVLAGEEALCEAASLDQVELVLTAIVGAVGLRPTIAAIEAGKDIALANKETLVVAGDLITRLAKKHNVNIIPVDSEHSAIFQCLVGEGNESVEKVYLTASGGPFRGKDREFLANVTKAQALKHPNWVMGAKITIDSASLMNKGLEVIEAKWLFDLEADQIDVIVHPQSIIHSIAQFKDGSMKAQMGVPDMRLPIHYALAYPHRISTDFTRFNFLDYPELSFYKADNDTFRNLDLAYSALRKGGNMPCIINAANEVVVNAFLQDQIGFLQMSDVIEQCMQEIGFIEQPGLNNYLETDQHTRIFANQLVTK; encoded by the coding sequence TTGAAAAATATAGCCATATTAGGCGCTACGGGTTCTGTAGGAACCCAGGCCTTAGCTGTAGTCCAGGCAAATCCGGGATTATACAAGGTATTAGTGCTGACCGCTCAATCGAATGCCACTTTATTAATCAGTCAGGCTTTAACGTTCCTGCCGGATGTGGTGGTGATCGGTGATGAAAATCAATATCAGGAAGTAAAAGCTGCTTTGTCAGGGACAGCGATCCGTGTATTGGCCGGAGAAGAGGCTTTATGTGAAGCCGCTTCCTTAGACCAGGTAGAGCTGGTTCTTACCGCAATTGTAGGTGCAGTAGGCCTTAGGCCTACTATTGCTGCTATTGAAGCCGGAAAAGACATTGCCCTTGCCAATAAAGAAACACTGGTCGTAGCTGGTGATCTGATTACACGTCTGGCAAAAAAACACAACGTAAATATCATTCCTGTAGATTCAGAGCATTCTGCAATTTTCCAATGCCTGGTAGGTGAAGGAAATGAGTCTGTAGAAAAGGTTTACCTGACTGCATCAGGAGGCCCTTTCAGGGGCAAGGACCGGGAATTTCTAGCCAATGTAACCAAAGCTCAGGCCTTGAAACATCCCAATTGGGTGATGGGAGCGAAAATCACTATTGATTCTGCATCCTTAATGAACAAAGGGCTGGAAGTGATTGAAGCGAAATGGCTGTTTGACCTGGAAGCAGATCAGATTGATGTGATTGTACATCCCCAATCGATTATCCACTCCATCGCACAATTTAAAGACGGTTCAATGAAAGCCCAAATGGGCGTACCTGATATGAGGCTGCCGATTCATTATGCTTTGGCCTATCCTCATAGAATAAGCACAGACTTTACACGTTTTAACTTTCTGGACTATCCGGAACTGAGCTTCTATAAAGCGGATAATGATACCTTTAGAAATCTGGACCTGGCCTATAGTGCGTTGAGAAAGGGCGGAAACATGCCTTGTATCATCAACGCAGCTAATGAGGTCGTAGTTAATGCCTTTTTACAGGACCAGATTGGCTTTTTACAAATGAGTGACGTGATTGAGCAATGTATGCAGGAAATAGGGTTTATCGAGCAACCAGGCCTGAATAATTATTTAGAAACGGATCAGCATACCCGTATATTTGCCAACCAATTAGTAACAAAATAG
- a CDS encoding Crp/Fnr family transcriptional regulator, with product MKTMQDILFDFISKYVSLTDEEKNAILSLNIFRSIKKGTTLLKEGQKSKDSYFVLKGCIRTYYVLDSEEKTTAFYTEMEALTPPCVISKTPSEYYVSCIEDTILTVSNSDMEVEINSKFPKFETICRILAEELLAKQQIDFDEFKTSSPEQRYLNLIQKRPDLLQRVPQHQLASYLGVKPQSLSRLRARIVGKNKG from the coding sequence ATGAAAACAATGCAAGACATACTATTTGACTTTATATCAAAATACGTTTCTCTGACAGATGAAGAGAAGAACGCAATACTTTCGTTAAACATATTCCGCTCTATTAAGAAAGGAACGACTTTACTCAAAGAAGGACAAAAATCGAAAGATAGCTACTTTGTTTTAAAAGGCTGCATTCGGACATATTATGTTTTAGATAGTGAAGAAAAAACTACTGCTTTCTATACAGAAATGGAAGCTTTGACCCCGCCTTGTGTAATAAGCAAAACTCCGTCCGAATATTATGTAAGTTGTATAGAAGACACGATACTTACTGTTTCAAATTCTGATATGGAAGTAGAAATAAACAGTAAATTTCCAAAGTTTGAAACCATATGCAGAATATTAGCTGAAGAACTTTTAGCTAAACAACAAATAGACTTTGATGAGTTTAAAACTTCTTCCCCTGAACAACGATACCTGAACTTAATACAAAAAAGACCCGACCTTCTTCAGCGTGTGCCACAGCATCAATTAGCGAGCTATTTAGGTGTCAAACCCCAATCTCTAAGCAGGTTAAGAGCAAGGATTGTAGGAAAAAATAAGGGATAG
- a CDS encoding Crp/Fnr family transcriptional regulator has protein sequence MKEIVELSERTITIDRNEFLKVKGSIDTNIYYVESGSLRIFVLDEFEEQIIRFGYKNNLILSLDSFLTGKPSGLYIQAIKKTVVKIITKHQIDHFLKTETNRNFWTTILEKLVIQQMEREIDILTNSPKVRYERVLKRSPQLFQEIPNKYIANYLRMSAETLSRLKKS, from the coding sequence ATGAAAGAAATAGTTGAACTTTCCGAGAGGACAATAACCATTGATAGAAACGAATTTCTAAAAGTGAAAGGAAGCATTGATACAAACATATACTATGTTGAGAGCGGAAGTTTAAGGATTTTTGTTTTGGATGAGTTTGAAGAACAAATAATTCGGTTTGGTTATAAAAACAATTTAATTCTTTCGCTGGATTCTTTTTTGACGGGCAAACCTTCCGGCCTATATATTCAAGCGATTAAAAAGACCGTGGTAAAAATTATTACAAAGCATCAAATCGACCATTTTTTAAAAACTGAAACCAATAGAAATTTTTGGACTACAATTTTAGAAAAGCTGGTTATTCAGCAAATGGAACGCGAAATTGACATTTTAACAAATTCGCCAAAAGTACGATACGAAAGGGTTTTAAAGAGAAGTCCGCAGCTTTTTCAGGAAATTCCAAATAAATATATTGCAAACTATTTAAGAATGAGTGCAGAGACCTTATCACGATTAAAAAAGTCTTGA
- a CDS encoding winged helix-turn-helix transcriptional regulator, with amino-acid sequence MSDFKELIDRDRVQQCPRHYVLALTDTLNVINGKWKLPIIASLLHGKTRFKDLQDNIEKITPRMLSKELKELEINGIVERKVYNQTPVLIEYILTESGKNITSVIDSMIDWGMLHRTEAIKSRWT; translated from the coding sequence ATGAGTGATTTCAAGGAGTTAATAGATAGAGATAGGGTGCAACAGTGTCCACGCCATTATGTCCTGGCTTTAACGGACACTTTAAATGTCATAAATGGCAAATGGAAACTGCCGATAATTGCCTCACTGCTACATGGGAAAACCCGGTTTAAGGATTTGCAGGACAACATTGAGAAAATAACTCCCAGAATGTTATCAAAAGAACTTAAAGAATTGGAAATCAATGGAATTGTAGAACGCAAAGTATACAACCAAACGCCTGTATTAATAGAATATATTTTAACAGAGTCTGGGAAGAATATAACTAGTGTGATTGACTCAATGATTGATTGGGGGATGTTGCATAGAACCGAAGCTATCAAAAGTAGGTGGACCTGA
- the hscB gene encoding Fe-S protein assembly co-chaperone HscB: MTDYFEFYGLPVSFNPDAGLVKKKFYELSKKYHPDFYINESEEKQEEVLELSTVNNKAYQVLSDPQKRLHYILELKGLLTEGENYKLPQGFLMEMMDVNESLMDLQFDPDAERLAALKVEVDGIEKELSGKIGALTASFESEDVEGQTRLLTAIKDLYYRNKYLYRIRESIQKAESAI; this comes from the coding sequence ATGACAGATTATTTTGAATTTTACGGTTTACCGGTAAGCTTCAATCCTGATGCTGGCTTAGTGAAAAAGAAGTTCTATGAGCTGAGTAAAAAGTATCATCCTGATTTTTATATCAATGAAAGTGAGGAGAAGCAGGAAGAAGTATTGGAACTGAGTACCGTAAATAATAAAGCGTACCAGGTTTTGAGTGATCCGCAAAAGAGACTGCATTATATCCTGGAGTTGAAAGGGTTGTTGACAGAAGGGGAGAACTATAAGCTTCCCCAGGGTTTCCTGATGGAAATGATGGATGTGAACGAAAGTCTGATGGACCTGCAGTTTGATCCTGATGCAGAACGTTTAGCTGCATTGAAGGTTGAGGTGGATGGAATAGAAAAAGAATTAAGCGGCAAAATAGGCGCACTGACGGCTTCATTTGAATCAGAGGATGTAGAAGGCCAGACTCGTCTGCTGACTGCTATAAAGGATTTATATTACCGAAATAAGTACTTATACCGGATCCGGGAAAGTATTCAGAAAGCCGAATCGGCAATTTAG
- a CDS encoding RNA polymerase sigma factor — MQQLITRIRENADEFAFNELYQKHAHNFFRFAQSFVKEREIAEEIVNDILVRLWIERNKTDQIRNIQVYLYTSIKNACLNHIRSISSKRNNEVKVTEAYYFHLSVDPSQILISKELSVTMLKAINDLPPRCKLIFKMVKEDGFSCKEVACILGLSDKTVFAQLSIALKKLHTVLHCK; from the coding sequence ATGCAACAACTGATTACTCGCATTAGAGAAAATGCCGACGAGTTTGCATTTAACGAACTATATCAAAAGCATGCGCATAATTTTTTTCGGTTTGCTCAATCATTTGTGAAGGAAAGAGAGATCGCAGAAGAGATTGTAAACGATATTCTGGTCAGGCTTTGGATTGAACGAAACAAGACTGACCAAATCAGGAACATCCAGGTTTATTTATACACCTCAATAAAAAACGCCTGTTTAAACCATATAAGGAGTATTTCTTCCAAGAGAAATAATGAAGTGAAAGTAACGGAAGCCTACTATTTTCATTTGTCTGTAGATCCATCTCAAATTCTGATTAGCAAAGAGCTCTCTGTTACTATGTTAAAAGCTATAAATGACCTGCCTCCCAGATGTAAACTTATTTTTAAAATGGTAAAGGAAGATGGTTTTTCATGTAAAGAAGTAGCATGCATTCTTGGGCTTTCTGATAAGACCGTATTTGCGCAACTTTCCATTGCCCTTAAGAAGCTTCATACCGTTCTTCACTGTAAATAA
- a CDS encoding SDR family oxidoreductase codes for MILVTGATGQFGSKAIDHLLNKGVKPSEISALIRNEANAHHLKSKGIEVKIGDYTDYDSLVKAFQGVEKLLLVSSNDRQAFENRTAQHINLIKAAKEANVKYIVYTSFVRNTNFEDSSIAAFQNSHAQTEAYLIDSGLDYTILQNGIYLEMIPIFAGEKVAETGVILFPAKDGKASYVLREELAEAAAHVLTTEGHKKQIYSLANSTSVSFSEIAKAIGDQLGKEVKYQSLEVDIFESKMKQFGVPDLYIGMFTMWAMAQAQGAMEIVDDTLETFLGRKPTTMSQFITRVY; via the coding sequence ATGATTTTAGTAACAGGCGCAACAGGTCAATTCGGCTCAAAAGCCATTGATCATTTATTAAACAAAGGTGTTAAACCATCTGAAATTTCCGCTTTAATAAGAAACGAAGCAAATGCACATCATCTTAAAAGCAAGGGAATTGAAGTGAAAATTGGTGATTACACTGACTATGATTCATTGGTTAAAGCATTTCAGGGAGTAGAGAAGCTATTATTGGTTTCCAGTAATGACAGGCAAGCTTTCGAAAACCGAACTGCTCAGCACATAAACCTCATAAAGGCCGCGAAAGAGGCCAATGTTAAATATATTGTCTATACCTCTTTTGTGAGGAATACAAATTTTGAGGATTCGTCTATAGCCGCATTCCAGAATTCGCACGCACAAACGGAAGCATATCTGATAGATAGTGGGCTTGATTATACTATTCTTCAAAACGGTATTTATCTGGAAATGATACCAATTTTTGCCGGAGAAAAAGTAGCTGAGACCGGCGTTATCTTATTTCCTGCAAAGGACGGTAAAGCAAGTTATGTTCTTCGTGAAGAGTTAGCGGAAGCTGCTGCACACGTATTAACTACTGAAGGTCATAAAAAGCAAATTTATAGTTTAGCTAATTCGACTTCTGTCTCTTTTAGTGAAATAGCTAAAGCCATAGGTGATCAGTTGGGAAAAGAAGTTAAATATCAATCCCTGGAAGTTGACATATTTGAATCAAAAATGAAACAGTTTGGCGTTCCAGACTTGTACATTGGTATGTTTACAATGTGGGCAATGGCTCAGGCGCAAGGTGCAATGGAAATCGTGGATGATACGTTAGAAACATTCTTAGGTAGAAAACCTACAACTATGTCTCAGTTTATTACTCGGGTTTATTAG
- a CDS encoding GNAT family N-acetyltransferase produces the protein MVNRNFNPFPVLTTERLTLRQLSIDDQQDIFALRSDTEINKYLDREPSKTIEDAISFISKINDNIQKNKSIYWVITLTKTKTFVGTICLFDFSDEKNSCEIGYELMTKFQSQGIMKEAIEEVIAYSFQTLQFQKIVAFTHNKNQHSIKLLMKFNFFQSPETNKENSDYSVFALTPIN, from the coding sequence ATGGTAAACAGAAATTTCAACCCTTTCCCAGTTCTGACAACTGAAAGGCTCACTCTTAGACAATTATCAATTGATGACCAGCAAGATATTTTTGCTTTGCGTTCTGACACAGAAATAAACAAATATCTTGACAGAGAACCAAGCAAGACAATTGAGGATGCAATAAGCTTTATCAGCAAGATTAATGATAACATTCAAAAAAACAAATCCATTTATTGGGTAATTACGCTGACGAAAACAAAAACATTTGTTGGGACAATTTGTCTTTTTGACTTTTCAGACGAAAAAAATAGTTGCGAAATTGGGTATGAGCTTATGACAAAATTCCAAAGCCAGGGAATAATGAAAGAAGCGATAGAGGAAGTTATTGCTTATTCTTTTCAGACATTGCAGTTTCAAAAAATAGTCGCGTTTACTCACAACAAAAATCAGCATTCAATTAAGCTATTGATGAAATTTAACTTTTTTCAATCACCAGAAACAAATAAAGAAAATTCTGATTATAGTGTTTTTGCATTGACTCCTATAAATTGA
- a CDS encoding FecR family protein has translation MIESRFIELMAKNMGKSATPEEIKELEEFFIRFPEYKKMQNFTDALTTEEKQPDTWMKKDLDKNLDQIWKEIRREEAIVAPIEEAKIRPLVFWKWAAAVLLVGVLAAFFFFAQKTDPSDRFAGSGMQNVYVPFGKIKELQLPDGTRVKLNAGSALIYPKVFSTKNRMVTLKGEGFFEVAKDANKPFLVHTDKVIIKVLGTAFNLKAYSTDKKIETILLSGKIQVELNDKPEKNIVMKPNEKLTLINKDAATEYQLEELPDLHKDEVAEIAWLNNKLVFTNECFDEVSKQIERRFDVKIVFENEALKKERISGVFKDESLEQALSFIKMTTPFKYRRDKGVIFLSLRSHIINQ, from the coding sequence ATGATAGAATCCAGATTTATCGAGCTAATGGCTAAAAATATGGGAAAGTCTGCTACTCCTGAAGAAATAAAGGAACTGGAAGAGTTTTTCATTCGTTTCCCCGAATACAAAAAAATGCAAAATTTTACAGATGCGTTAACAACGGAGGAGAAACAGCCGGATACCTGGATGAAAAAGGATTTAGATAAGAATCTTGATCAGATTTGGAAGGAAATAAGGAGAGAAGAAGCCATCGTTGCTCCTATTGAAGAAGCTAAAATAAGACCTTTAGTATTTTGGAAGTGGGCTGCCGCTGTTTTGTTAGTGGGCGTATTAGCCGCATTTTTTTTCTTTGCACAAAAAACAGATCCTTCAGATCGGTTTGCCGGTTCCGGAATGCAAAATGTCTATGTGCCGTTTGGGAAAATCAAGGAACTGCAATTGCCTGATGGCACCAGGGTTAAATTAAACGCTGGAAGTGCCTTGATCTATCCGAAAGTCTTCAGCACAAAAAATAGGATGGTAACTCTTAAAGGAGAAGGCTTTTTTGAGGTAGCTAAAGATGCAAACAAACCATTTCTGGTGCATACTGATAAGGTGATCATAAAAGTGTTGGGAACAGCATTTAATCTCAAAGCTTACTCAACAGATAAAAAGATCGAAACCATATTGCTTAGTGGGAAGATTCAGGTTGAATTAAATGATAAACCTGAAAAGAACATCGTGATGAAGCCTAATGAAAAGTTAACACTAATAAACAAGGACGCAGCAACCGAGTATCAACTGGAAGAGCTTCCTGATCTCCATAAGGATGAAGTAGCAGAGATTGCCTGGCTGAATAATAAGTTAGTGTTTACAAATGAATGTTTCGATGAAGTATCAAAACAAATCGAAAGAAGATTTGATGTAAAAATAGTATTTGAAAATGAGGCCTTGAAAAAGGAAAGAATCAGTGGCGTATTTAAAGATGAATCACTTGAACAGGCACTTTCTTTTATAAAGATGACCACCCCATTTAAATATAGAAGAGATAAGGGAGTGATTTTCCTATCCTTAAGGTCGCATATAATTAACCAATAA
- a CDS encoding DinB family protein, whose translation MQSEKLIESLLGQTRQIINKVEKLRAYDLHTLTWKENEISWNILECLEHLNLYGDFYLPQMENKIKNSNTRPSLEFKSGFLGSYFAKSMLPNAKLNKMKTFKDKNPLNTILDKMVIDRFLNQQIKLMDLLNNSRNISLNEVKIQTSISSLLRLKLGDTFVFYINHIFRHLNQIDRIQLKINNT comes from the coding sequence ATGCAATCTGAAAAATTAATAGAATCGCTTTTAGGCCAGACCAGGCAAATTATAAACAAGGTTGAAAAACTGAGAGCCTATGATCTCCATACATTGACCTGGAAAGAAAACGAAATTTCATGGAACATTTTAGAATGTTTAGAGCATCTGAACTTGTATGGTGACTTTTATTTGCCCCAGATGGAAAACAAAATAAAAAACTCAAACACCAGACCCAGCCTTGAATTTAAGAGCGGATTTTTAGGGAGTTATTTTGCGAAAAGCATGTTGCCCAACGCAAAACTAAACAAAATGAAAACTTTTAAAGACAAAAATCCACTGAATACCATACTTGATAAAATGGTTATTGACAGATTTCTTAATCAACAAATTAAACTCATGGACTTGCTAAACAACTCAAGAAATATAAGCTTGAACGAGGTGAAAATTCAGACTTCCATTTCAAGCTTGCTCAGGTTAAAGTTGGGTGATACCTTTGTGTTTTACATCAATCATATCTTTAGACATTTAAACCAAATTGACAGAATACAGTTAAAAATTAACAATACCTAA